The segment AAACATGCCTTCATCCACCAAGGCGAAAATTCCGGATAACTGACGAAAGCCTGCTCACAAGGTCGTAGATTTAGTTTTGCAAGTCATTCAAGTCAGCAATTTTATGTCAATATTTCGGTTCCATCGGtgtcaaacataaaaaaacgaacaaaatcaaataaaaataaattaaaaagaaatttCATACGCCTAAATTAACATGCAAGAAACGAGCATTTGTAATATAAACGTTCGGTAATATGGAAGATATCCGATTCTTGAGCATTAAGCAGATTAGGCCAAAGTCTATTTGATACAGAGGTCGGCTACCATTTTCAAATGTAGTTTTTGACAGCTATATCGAAACATGCTTGCACGCTAACAACCCCTTTTCAGGGCCAATTGGTATTTTTCTGCACAACATATACATTTCCATCTCATGAACGCAATATGGAGCAGTTTTGTAAGTACTTCATCACTTAAAAACGACCACAATCCTTCGTTATTTCACCCTCTTGAGGTGCACATGGTTCCGTCCTAATTTTGGGTCCCAATTTTCTGCGCTCGTTATAATTTCTATCTTTTCTCGATAttcgtatttttttaaaaaagaataaatgaacaaaaaaaaaacgttttaaaCATGATCGAAAATGTATTCAGAGGAACGTTTTAAACTGTTTCATTCAACTGTCAACACTTTCCCacggttctttttttatcaaatgtTCGGGATGATTCGATCTCTGTATTACAGGTAGTCCCcaagatacacggtacctctagTACCTATagtttctaaatttgacagttatttggacaaattgtactgattagACAcgtcaattgtcaaatgcaaCATAAATTCCCTTCTGCTCGAATTTTATAATTCTTTCAAACGTCAAAAATGGTTTCAATCCAGGAGACAATTatgtcaagtgacgaattctCGAAATGCTCTGAATTCCACAATTGGTCATCCAATGTTTGCTTACAGTTCAGATCAACGTTCCAAAGCAGttcaacattattttattcaacaaaTTTAAAGCGTTATGAGGCGTTACTTGTTCAAAGATTGCGCTTTTCaatgtgtgtttcgttttgctcCGAATTTTGCGTCATTTGATTCATCACGGTCACACAATGATGTTGAACGACTTTCAGGATAATCCTGTCTCTCAAAAATTGACGATATTAAAAACAAGCATAGACAACTTTGCCACATAAAATAAGATTGTTTACACATCGGTTGCGTGTTTGACAGCTGCAAGGTTTGGAAAAAGTCGATCAAACTTTGCTCGAATCGATTGGCCTGATacctgctgccgctgctgtcaGGTCAAAGCATTCCCACCCCAAAGTACAACATCCCAAAGCACGGTTTGTCACACCATCTTCGAAACGATCGCGCAATGGGCGGCGGTGgtaaatgatgaaataatTAACGACGACGTGACAATGGTCCATTAAAAACCCCTTTTCGGATTGTGCACAAGCATTCCACGCGCGTTCCCCGTTTAAGCAGCCCTTAAGCAGCCCTTGTTCGCACCGTTGTCTACGCGCTAATCCCCCCAAAACGCGCTCCTGCTCCCCCATCCGCCGCCATTCCAATTTCGGTTAACCACACTAATACACAATAATCCTGACTAGCAAGCAAAGACCATCTTCGGCAAACGCGGTGGCAAATTAAAATTCCAAACCGGCGTGCCCCCTTCATCCTCTTCAAGCCACCGCTCTGCTGCaggcaaaaaaaccctttcgGGTTGCGGTTTGCCGCGCCAAGCGAGCCATTGGAGCGGAAACTCGTTATCCCTGCCATGCTTACTCCGGAGCCGCCACTCGGCcgtgtaattaaattaatgacACCGTGAACCGTCAAACCGAAGCCCGGAAGTCCGCGTCGGGGCCGGCTGGTCGGCAGGAGATGGCTGCCGATCGGAAATCGTCGCGACCGGAGCAAACTGCAAAACACACATCTCCTttgcgcccccccccccccctgttttTCGCACCGCATCGAAAGAGTTTGAAAGATGgtatagcaaaaaaacttCTGCCTCCCACGCCTCGAAAGCCTCTAACAGAAGGGTGGAAGGCTTTAAGTAAGTTCGGTTAGCCGCAGCCCTGTCCGCGCGTGGGTTGTAAAGTTTTGGGCTTGGCGCCAACGAAACAACACGCGTAGGATTTACTAGGATTTCCATTcatgtaggtgtgtgtgtgtgtgtgtgtgatggtagAAAGGAAAGGGCTGTGATTTCTTCTGCACgtttgctgtgtgcgtgtaccAGTGGGCTGTGGGAGGTGTCAATGTAGTGTGTCGTGTGAGCCCTTTTCAATGCAATCTACTACTCCGCACACTCCACACACACTGAAAATCCTTGCGCCgagtgtatgtgagtgtgtgagagagagatgagGGTTAGTAAGCCATTTTACACCTTCACAGAACCAAGCCCGCCTTTGCGCTACTTTATACGCCCGGGTCGAAGTGCCGAAACAGTTCGTTAGTCACCCCTTCGGCAGCTTACTGGTGCGTTTCGCAATGTGTGCgtgatttttaatttgtaaTCACAGCACCTGTGTGGCGGCAATGTTTCGAACCGATAGAATGAGACAAtccccacacatacacgtatATAGTGGCGGGTCCAATGGTCGACATTACGTTACAGCTTCCAAACAGCTTCACCCGTCGGCGGCTAGTGACTGTACTGGTGTGTTCATTTAacaccttctctctctctgtgggtgtgtgtgtgtgtgcggtgggtGAGATTTTAATAGGGTGGgacaattataattaaaaccgGCACTAATTAGGCCCACTAAATATTgatcaatattttatttataaatagtTCGCGTTCGCCCCGTACCCGTTGCCGCCAACTGCTGGCCTACTATGAAAGCAAACGCCCAGTACAGTGACCCGTACCCGGTGGACGGTCCTACgtatatcacacacacacacacacagatacacaagCTACGCGTGTACATGCACCAAAAAGTCATTCCATAACTTAACCTGCAGCGAAAAATGGAGAACATTTACCACCATTTTACACAACCGGTGCCGAtgcaaccgtgtgtgtgtgtgtattggtgtgtaaGAGTGCGGCACAAATCAAAACCACGCGTGCATGGGCGTGCAGCCAGTGTACGGTAATTATAATTAGCCACGATTTGCACgctaatcgattgcaaactCGGTCGGCAAAGCGGTGACCGTTCGCGCTGGTTGCAGCTGTGGGTGGTAATGAtggttttctgtgtgtgtgtgtgtgtgtgtgtgtgtgtgtgtgtgtgtgtgtgtgtgtgtgtgtgttgtgtagccTTTACTCACTTTTCGAGAGGGGTTTGCTTTCTTTATTGCTGTAAAACATGGATTTCGCTACCATTATTTCATAGTAAATGTGGTAGTAGACACGGTTTAACAGTCTTCGCGTGTTTCATTACAAATCAAGCGATACACTTGTGCTCCCTGTATGTATGCTATTTGTCGCACAAAAGATGTCGATTAATTGCAGCAAAAAGCGTTGTGAATCGTTTTTCGAAATATCAGCTCTGGTAATTaaataatgtgtttttttatgttttacatacattcaggcgtttCGCGCCTCTACTAGCAAGCAACTAACTACTGCACAATACTAGCACTGTAATTGGAAACTGCCTTCATAAGATGTCTTGTTTGTCTGGCCATTGTAATCGAGTGTAACAACAAAGTTTGAAGTCCGAATGTCACAATGAAAGTACAATAaaatgcgcctaaatgtatgttcTTACTACACCATTTTTTGTATCTTCGTGctgaagttttgtttttgtttatgtttcaaaTAATGTTTTGCATAATACTGTTCAAATTCTACGATCAAATGATATTGGCAAAGCtctacaacacaacacaatacaaaaagCTTGAGTTGTTGTagatgtaaatattttaattgagCATATTTTCAAGAAAATCGCACTACAAAAATATCACTCAATCTACTCGGCGTCTCGGTATGCCCTTTTCATTGGGAAAACAAACTCAATGCTTAAGGCACTTGACATCATTATTGCATGATTTGAATACCTAAACGTTGTAagttaagtaaaaaaaaacactcaggTGCGCCTAGATGTATGCTATGTGATTACGAAAGTGCACTTTCAAGTTGATTGTAGTTGAAATCTatgaaatctttttttttttatggagtttgacagttggcggtTGAAATATTGTCAACACTACGttcaaaatgcaaaattaGCCTCAAATTTTCAGCCTAACTTATTTCAGCCTATTAaatttgtaaacaaacgcaGAATCGTCGTATGCTcgatgattgattgattttttttaatcgatgAACCATACATATTACGCCAAGAaaggttaaaatgtgtttggaTTGATATTTCAAAACTTTCTGAAAATACTTGAACTCATTTCAAAccgaataaaaataataataaaataaatacatcgCTGCTAGGcctaaagacaaaaaaaaaagattttaaaaTGCTTTGTGCGTCTGTATGTGTATACGAATGGTGAAATCGAAAATGGCGAAATTCTATTGTTTAAATCAATACAACCCGGATGTTGAATTATTGTTCCACTGAAAGCATACAATTTCAGCTTGTTGGctaggaaaaagaaaatggttGTTTATTGGTTTTTATTGTTGACATCGCTAGACATCACCAGCAGTACGCACATCTACATCCTTTTTGCATACGTTAAGGCGAGGCTGTACAACAATTGATCCTACAGTCAACATGTATCGACTCAGTACAGTCAAAGCATAAACCAGCAACAAGCATTACATACTgatgcgcctaaatgtatgcctTCCGTTTGAAAAAACTCTGATTTTTGGTGTATTGGTTTTTTAACCAGCTTTGTTATaatatttcaatattattACACGTTGGAAAAATGATACTATTGATCGTTTTTAAACCACCAGACAACAAACTCAAATGTACGGGTAcaccaaataaaaaagcaaaatgtcCCGCAAACGATTTTGCTGACGACCCCTAAATGGATCGCTTAtcggacagcagcagcgtctCAGTTGCAAAAAAAGTGTACCGTGCGTATCGATTTTCCATGCAGCAGCAATGCAAAAAACAAGCTAAAAAATAAAGCTGCACAATGCAACCAGAACGCTTGCAGCGATACCGCCAAATATCAGCTAACGGCCAGACAGAATGACCGAGCCAGAAATCCGCCCAGATCAGTGCCGAGCGAAGgaatgccaaaaaaaaagagagagagagagagagcgcaaaaataaaaagtggGAAAAATACTTCTATCTCCAGCCCTCCCCCGCTCACcctcaaccaccaccacagcggGGAGGCATCGCAAATTGGAAATTGGCGATAGTGGCCGAGTGTGATCCGGTTTTTCGATttgcaaaggaaaacaatCGGCTCCCCGGTCACGTCTGGGTTTCCAGCAAGCGAGGGGGACGTTTCACGAGCTTTACTGGTTGGCAGtgcgtttgcgtttgtgtgtgtgtgtgtgcttgtgcatgTGTCACTTAATCGAGCGACGATACTGCGCCAAGGCGTGGAGTGTGCAGTAAGAAGGATCGCGACGAGCTGATAAAAGcgcgatacaaaaaaaaaaaaggaagtcaGCTAGAAAAGTTGCATGCAGCCGAGCAGTGCACGGCGCCTGATAGCGCCTGCATGTCGGCAAACAACAATGCAACGGCTATTTGTTTAAGTGCGATCTACCTTCGGCTTTGCGCCCAAAGGTTAGGCACCggtgtgatttgtttttctttggccAATTCCAATTTGAATTGCAGGAAAAAGGAGCAGtgaaagagagataaagaaaaaagagaaaaagcaaGCAGCCGATATCGTTAGCTTCGGTTGCAGTTGCCTGAATGCTATGCAGCTACCTTCTGGTCGGTTCTTGCCACTCCCATCCGTGATGTGGTCGTGATTTGTTTTCCAAACCAACCGGGATGGAGAGTTTTTTCTtgcccctccctccccccccttcccTTCGCGTCGTCAGGCTAAGCCCATTCTAACTGCACCCATACGACATGGCTCGGCTCGGATGCGTGGACCCGTGTGCACCATTGCAGTttgcaaaagattttgatGCAAGGAtttggggagttttttttgttgctattgtgcgttttgttgcaTACGGTACACGTTTATCGCGCCGCACTCTTGGCAAGAATGGCCGACGAATTGCGTATTGCATCCAGCGGGCATTGGGAACTGCATCCATGGCATGGCACGGCATCGGTGGAATCTATTTGTAGAAGTCGTGTAATGCGCGGCTCAGGAAACCATTCGATCTGCGTTCAGCCCTTCAGGTTGCCGGACATTTTGAGtgggctgttgttttttttttttttttttttcgttggttgCTGCTTTCGTTCCACAGTGACCAGTGTCCAACAGATGTACCGGCGCAGCTAAGCCCCTTTTAGACAGTTGTTGGCTTTTTGGACACATTTTTGGCACTCATCATGGGAGCGGTGTAAACAGAGGCGGGCTGGGAGAGAGTGGAAATGTTAGCTTCGATTAGCTAATAGTTGGCTTCATCCAGCTCGACGCCCGGCCCCGGTTCGTACGGGCCAGGCTTAACAAGATGCTGTCGGTCGGATCGGACGGTGCCGGTCAAGACATGGAAAGGGACACTTGTTTTtcaccagctttttttttcgctgtcgTGACCAAGACGGCAGTCGTCCGTCGTTGAATAGACGAATCAATCGCTTCAAGTGCCAtaaaaagctaattttgtaaCACGCATTGCATAGATTTAGGCGCCGTTGGTagtaatttgtttatttaaaggttggttttaattttgaccGATTGCAACAAGCTGGGCATTGGAGCTTAGTAGCGTTTGCCTTACTCcttctaacacacacacacacacacacacactggctttCCTGTTTGTTGATACACTGCGGCCAACACACCGGCCCGATGTACTGACACTTGTACGCGCCCCTAATGCGACATGATATGTTTTTGCTCTTCCGGCGCACAGCACATGGCGTGgacaagacaaacaaacaaaaaacaacaacaccaaccctCCCATCCCCCcatttcctccccccccccccccccagtccCACTGCAGCACTTACCGGAGCGCGAATCGCTGTGATCGTCGTCCAGCTTGTCGTCCCGCTCGAGCCCACCGCTCTGGCTCCAGAACttggcgttgttgttgtggttgatgctgttgttgttgttgttgttattgttgttgttgttaaccgtacagttgttgttgttggtggcgtAGTTGCCACCGGCGGCACCGTTGAGCGCGGGCCCGCCCAGCTTGGTCCCGTTCAGCTTGGGGCCGAAGATGCCGCCGCTGATGGGTGTGAcggcaccgccaccaccaccaccggacgCACAGTGCTGCTTGCCGTTGAACTTGTTCGGGTCGAGAATGTTCTCCACCGAGAAGGCCAACCGTTTCGAGGCGGCCTCCTTGTCGGTGTCCCGGATTGCGTGCGGCTTCGTGTCGCCACCGTTGTCCATGGAGCGCGTCAGGTCCACCGGGCAGCCCTGGAGCCGgaacagacagagagagagagagaaagagaaagaaaaatgcCCCAATGAGGATGTTGATGTACGTGCGTGTTGGATTATGTGGAATGGCGACACTCATCAAGTTTGAGGATCCATTTCGTCCTCCAACAAAATttctcacaaacaaacaactctTCTGCTACGAGCCGTCCAGCTTCATGGATGATGCTAATGCTTTCAACGTCAGCTTTCCAGACAGAGCTCGAGGTAAGTAGACAGGTTGACGCGCCAAAGAGGATGACGTAAAACGGACAAGACAAGACATTTTAAACGTAAAGAAAACTTCTTGGAAACTTTACAGTAGAAACAAACTGACTCATGCCTGATGTCATTCAGCAGAATATCACTAGGCCCTGGAAATACTGTGTTAAAACTCAAGGCAAATAAGAGAAATACAAACTGCCAAACATCCCGACACATTGATGGCAATAGACGGAAGCTAAGATCTCGTGGCTCTAAAACAGTATTATTTTGTCCTATAAGGATTTCTGGATTTCTTCCCAATTGGATATCATTATCTCACGCCATAATCTAGGAAGTAAGACACAGACTTCGCCACTGTTTTGAATGCACTTGGGTGAACCACTGTACTGGTTGGGTTTGGAACGTCACCACATTTAAGCACAACAGTCTCACTTGTTATCACACTGTCAAAGCACTACATTCGTACAACACGGAAGTTCTAGCTCAGATCCTTTGACTAGTGCGCTCAAAATGTGTTAAATGTAGCCAAATCCGTGCAATGCACCTGAAATGAAGTTAGTTACTAATGGGTCTCTCATTAAAATATATCTTACCCTGCATCACTAAAtaaacattaacaaaaaagaaaacctcaAAGCAAACCTATCCATTGAAAGTCTGGAGCTTATTTACACGTTTGCAAATGATTATCTTCTTGAAACTGTGGCAGTGATCCTGTCTTGCATATGCCCTGGTGTGAAACGATGCTACTCTGATGAAATTAACCTAGAAGTTCTGTCGCTATAGGAGTTTACATCGATATCTATATTCAAACtgtggggccctttccgttttaagttcgcaggctgaaatttcagcctgtcattataatatacaggtgggcttatctcaaggtgtatgaatatagaaggctgatttttatcgcttctgcttctgaatgaagattttaagagtgttttgagtattcgtcaagcctccagaaagctcgtcggagcaaaaattttcactcgttctgtcaaaaagtgatgttcaaaattggttataagAAAAATGCTATGataccacctggactacatacactttgattccagattccaccacctgatctctttaatgcaccttgggataaatgtaaacaacaccgtgttttcgagcaggtacttgaatctaattctagctttgtggttagaataatctagactgaaaattgcaggctagttttgtgtgtggttttgtatggagtgtttacttgatttcagcctccaactgtcaaactccatacaaaaaactaactagaatcgtgaaggcctcCTGTGACAGATATTGAATTCCTCAGAGACTCTGAATTTTAGAGTTCAGTCACGCGTGAATTTACGGGGAACATTACCCAAAAAGCAGGAGAAGATCTTCAGAATtgaaaaaacaggaaaagagTTCCGTCATTAGGTATTAGTCAGTGTTATATGTTATTGGAATTAAGGTGCGTGTGCATCAAGAACTCGAAAGAAAAGATAGAGCTGTAAAGGTGAATCACTACAAGGACGCATGTAACTACAACCGGTGCGAATAACGCCTCAGATGTTGTAATCTATTTTTTGCAAGAATTGGAGGACCTCATAGTTTCGGAAATGGTGTCTTTCTACAGCCACAACAGCTCCTTAGGCGGCTAGTTACCATCTGTCCATCGTTGGTCACATCCGCTGCACCAGCCACACTTACCGAGATGCCGTCCTGCGAGCTTTCCTCGTTGCCGTCCACGATCAGCTCCTCGCTGGTGTCGCTGCGCGCGTACCCGCCGTGGTGCTGGCCGGCACCGTCCTGCAGCTGTATCCTGAACCCGATGTCGGACAGCTCCTTGgcagcggcggccgccgcAAACGCGGCCGTACTGTTGATCGCGGTGCGCGCTATCTTGAACCGCTCGATCTCGAGATCGGTGGGCGACGCGCTGCCCGCCGGATATTTGATAGCGAACGGGTGGCCGCCGGGGTGCAggaccggcggcggcggcggctgaccgggCGGGCTCGCAGTGGGATCGTGCGGAGACgcctgctggtgctgttggtgAGGTTGCGCCGGATGGTTGGAGCCGGAAGCGACGgcagccgccgcagccgcagcagcagccgccgccgccgccgccgtcgctgCCGCGATCGCCGCCTGATGGTGACGTTGATGGCCGTGGCTGTGTTGATGGGGATGGGGCggtgccgccgccgtcgcGGACGCGTGCGGAAAGCACGAGGACGGCTGCAGCGGTGCCACACCGGCCGCCACCGGCGTATGGTGGGCCGGGTGCGCCGGATGCACCGGGTGCAGGACGGCGGGATGCAGCGGGGGCAGCACGGCGCCGGACGGTATCACAGACACGCCCGGGCCGACCGGCGGATGGGCCGACCCGGGCGGTGGGAAGTGGCCGCCGGCCGCCAGCACCAGCTGCTCGGCCGCCGACTGGTGATGGTGCAGCGGGTGATGGTGCCGCACCGCCAGCCCGTGCCCGTCCGCCAGGTGCTTCAGCCGCTCGATCGAGAACTTGACCGACCGGTCCGGGCCGGTGGACGGTGGCGGCTGAGTGTGCTGCGTGTCCGCGGGCGAGTAGGCGCCCTGCCGCGGGTCGGCCCCCGGCTGGTCGGCGAACGTGTCGCACCCGCCGTCCGCCGCCTCCTGCTCCCCGTCGAGCGGTTCGCTGtcggtgctgttgctgctgttgctgtggctgctgttggCGCGCAGATCGAGAAaggtgccgccgccgccgcgcaCAAGCAGCTCCCCCGGCTCGGACGCTTCCTGGGAGCTGCTGGTCGGCGTGGTGCTCGTGGTGGccccggcaccaccaccaccacccttcaGCAGGGCAACTGTCTTGGGCGAGTGGGACGCCGGCTCGGTCGAGGCGGGCGGCGAGTTGGGCTGCGAGAGCGATGGGCTTTCCGGTTGCCCGCAATCAGACACTGGCGATTGCATCATTACCATAGTTCACAACCGTTCCTCAGAtgcacatttacacacacaaacactgacacacacacacagtcacactcACTTGAAgttctttttcttcgtttttttttttttggtggctACAAGACTCAGCAATCCACTCAGTAGCGTTTATCAGCAAATGCTAAACTAACTGTCATCATTTTTAAACCGTTCGAGCAGCTTTGGCAGTGCactgcatacatttaggcgcccACTGACACTAAAATCTTGCtgactgcttttttttttgtttagtttttttttgctcgacaAGTTCAAAGACTTTGtaagttgaaaaaaacaggGCACAAAACACTAAcccaaacacgcacacacacacaaaacaatacacTTTCCGCCAGCCTGTGTTGGCACTTGCAAGCTGCCACACCCGCTCTGCAGCCTCGTGGCTgcgtcctgctgctgctgttgcttcagTTGTGGTCAGTTGAGCGCGTCGTTGCGATCCCGTTTGGCACGCTGGACCGTTTTTGATTGTGTGTCTGTCGGCTGTCGGGCGAACGCGAAAACAAAGTCAGCCGTTGTTACTCGCGagggtttttccttttttccttcttctctccGGTGGCACAAGAAACGTCCAAAAACGCGAACACAACCCAGTAGGTTgtatgcacacgcacacacagcacacaacagGCGGGCAGCGATGGTAAAAATCGACTGAGGCTTTCCCAGCCGGGCACACTGCTGGCGAGCTGCTGCCTGGTGCTGAGGAAAACCCCCTTTGGTTTGGCGAACGCTGCTGCGCAGTGGGACGGGccaaaccatacacacacacacacacactcgcatacACGCTCGATGCCGGAAAACCGTGGCGAAGCCACGCC is part of the Anopheles gambiae chromosome X, idAnoGambNW_F1_1, whole genome shotgun sequence genome and harbors:
- the LOC1271755 gene encoding homeobox protein slou, yielding MVMMQSPVSDCGQPESPSLSQPNSPPASTEPASHSPKTVALLKGGGGGAGATTSTTPTSSSQEASEPGELLVRGGGGTFLDLRANSSHSNSSNSTDSEPLDGEQEAADGGCDTFADQPGADPRQGAYSPADTQHTQPPPSTGPDRSVKFSIERLKHLADGHGLAVRHHHPLHHHQSAAEQLVLAAGGHFPPPGSAHPPVGPGVSVIPSGAVLPPLHPAVLHPVHPAHPAHHTPVAAGVAPLQPSSCFPHASATAAAPPHPHQHSHGHQRHHQAAIAAATAAAAAAAAAAAAAAVASGSNHPAQPHQQHQQASPHDPTASPPGQPPPPPVLHPGGHPFAIKYPAGSASPTDLEIERFKIARTAINSTAAFAAAAAAKELSDIGFRIQLQDGAGQHHGGYARSDTSEELIVDGNEESSQDGISGCPVDLTRSMDNGGDTKPHAIRDTDKEAASKRLAFSVENILDPNKFNGKQHCASGGGGGGAVTPISGGIFGPKLNGTKLGGPALNGAAGGNYATNNNNCTVNNNNNNNNNNNSINHNNNAKFWSQSGGLERDDKLDDDHSDSRSVKDVNDIDQDDMGDDTMGSDMDDHASETDSKKDGSNNRSGDGKSQGNSSKPRRARTAFTYEQLVSLENKFKTTRYLSVCERLNLALSLSLTETQVKIWFQNRRTKWKKQNPGMDVNSPTVPPPNSGGSFGPGSYASSLLYPHAMPYPPYGPYFHPLGGHHLGHSHS